Proteins encoded within one genomic window of Methanosarcina barkeri str. Wiesmoor:
- a CDS encoding HEAT repeat domain-containing protein, producing MHMKKRSQFWSCRYTKLLLLLILLSSICAGCLVQDPLEARAEKLVGSLGDEDKDVASASTNALIDIGGPAVTPLIEALKDENPQARSYAALALGEIRDKKAVEPLIEVLDDPSPEVRMNAAYSLGEIGDLKAVEPLIELLKDENGEVVRLTVIALGLLKDPRATEPICEVMDRDDARIRHEDNPDIRQQAVYALAEIGDPGCIDTLLGLLDDKELGYSAANTLGNFKSEDIFEKVTKKLRNSNPTVRTNAIAVFESNRDPAVVPLLIKMLDDKVPEVRKDATFTLGFFKEPEQVAQSEKPLINALGDSNPEVQEGAARSLGRLGSKEAIPSLEGLLQSKNKNLQVAAIEALGDIGDPESVDALIATLEDEDWFVRENIVDSLVEIGDSRAIEPLISLLEDEKYKVRRSAAEGLGKFGDRKAVEPLLKALETEREEEVRRSEVMALGKLGGQQAMEGLSRISTDPDEYKNVRSNAEKALVILKGGGTVNASSFY from the coding sequence ATGCATATGAAAAAGCGAAGTCAATTTTGGAGTTGCAGGTACACAAAACTCTTGCTTCTCTTAATTTTACTTTCCAGTATATGTGCTGGGTGCCTTGTCCAGGATCCACTTGAAGCCAGAGCAGAGAAATTAGTTGGAAGCCTAGGGGATGAAGATAAGGATGTTGCTTCGGCTTCGACTAATGCACTTATCGATATTGGGGGACCTGCAGTTACCCCTCTGATTGAGGCTTTAAAAGATGAAAATCCGCAGGCACGCAGTTATGCTGCTCTTGCCCTTGGAGAAATAAGAGATAAAAAAGCTGTGGAACCTCTGATAGAAGTCCTTGATGATCCCTCTCCTGAGGTTCGTATGAATGCAGCTTATTCACTTGGGGAAATTGGAGACTTAAAGGCCGTTGAGCCCCTTATTGAACTATTAAAGGACGAAAACGGGGAAGTAGTTCGCTTAACCGTGATTGCGCTTGGATTATTGAAAGACCCCAGGGCAACTGAGCCTATTTGTGAGGTTATGGATCGTGATGATGCCAGGATACGCCATGAGGATAATCCCGATATACGCCAGCAAGCTGTATACGCTCTTGCAGAAATAGGAGATCCGGGCTGTATTGATACTCTTCTAGGTCTGCTGGATGATAAAGAACTAGGATATTCGGCGGCCAATACGCTTGGCAACTTTAAAAGTGAAGACATATTTGAAAAAGTAACTAAAAAGCTGCGGAACAGTAACCCCACAGTCCGGACTAACGCCATAGCAGTGTTTGAATCTAATCGGGACCCTGCTGTTGTTCCCCTCTTGATTAAAATGCTGGATGATAAGGTTCCAGAGGTTCGAAAGGACGCCACTTTCACCCTGGGTTTTTTTAAAGAACCTGAACAGGTGGCACAGAGCGAGAAGCCCCTGATTAATGCTCTTGGGGACAGTAATCCCGAGGTGCAGGAAGGAGCTGCTCGTTCTCTCGGAAGGTTAGGAAGTAAGGAAGCGATACCTTCTCTTGAAGGTCTCCTCCAATCAAAGAACAAGAATCTTCAAGTTGCTGCCATTGAGGCTCTGGGAGATATTGGAGATCCTGAGTCTGTAGACGCTCTTATTGCCACCCTTGAAGATGAAGACTGGTTCGTACGAGAAAATATTGTGGATTCCCTGGTTGAAATAGGAGATTCTCGAGCGATTGAACCTTTGATTTCTTTACTTGAAGATGAAAAATATAAAGTGAGGAGAAGTGCTGCAGAAGGCCTTGGGAAATTTGGAGATAGGAAAGCTGTTGAACCTCTCCTCAAGGCTCTTGAGACCGAGAGAGAGGAGGAAGTAAGGCGTTCAGAGGTTATGGCTCTGGGAAAACTTGGAGGACAACAAGCAATGGAAGGTTTGAGCCGGATCAGTACGGATCCAGATGAGTACAAAAACGTCAGAAGCAATGCAGAGAAAGCATTGGTGATACTCAAGGGAGGTGGGACAGTGAATGCCTCCTCTTTTTATTAA
- a CDS encoding S-layer protein domain-containing protein yields MKTYTAVLLVALTLLLAVSADTANAADNTSSISNVCDVDGTDYKSESWSNEQYPVIDLFGDKYVPLFTANGNTGNVHVNKLAKLILDNNETYTLKDGEKVDLSNGYAFEAKQINIDNEEIWFEFSKDGKYIADQIVSANNDANRTWTVTLDNVQGENSVVVMKVHIKNLFVGAETRVVWIDGIWLTDYTNATTLKVGDKIGEFTLDKIVSGVNTSNMGSLVFENTTGSSVACNVVGTNYKCDSWSNVTADTANTADTASTVDTTNTADNVSNITNICNVVSTDYKWVSNEQYPVIDLFGDKYIPLFTANGNIGNIHVNKLAKLILDNNDTYTLKDGEKLDLSNGYALEAKQINIDNEEIWFEFSKDGKYIADQIVSVNTDDNRTWTVTLDNVQGENNIVVMKVHIKNLFVGTVDKIVWIDGIWLTDYTNATTLKIGDKVGEFTLEKIVSGTNSSNLGSLAFKKTQAVDSSSPTSEEGSVVSINKGISLSTPWHLDFLKFITNKFR; encoded by the coding sequence ATGAAGACATATACAGCAGTTTTGCTGGTCGCTCTCACTCTCTTACTTGCAGTATCAGCAGACACTGCAAATGCAGCAGACAATACAAGCAGTATATCCAATGTTTGTGATGTAGACGGCACCGATTATAAAAGCGAGAGTTGGTCTAACGAACAATATCCGGTAATCGATTTATTTGGAGATAAATATGTTCCGCTGTTTACCGCCAATGGAAACACTGGGAATGTACATGTTAACAAGCTTGCCAAGTTGATTCTTGACAATAATGAAACTTACACACTCAAAGATGGTGAAAAAGTCGATCTTAGCAATGGATACGCTTTTGAAGCCAAGCAGATCAATATTGACAATGAGGAAATATGGTTTGAGTTCAGTAAGGATGGAAAATATATTGCTGATCAAATAGTCTCAGCCAATAATGATGCCAATAGGACATGGACCGTTACCCTTGACAATGTTCAGGGTGAAAATAGTGTCGTTGTCATGAAAGTTCATATCAAGAATCTATTTGTGGGTGCGGAAACCAGAGTCGTTTGGATTGATGGCATCTGGCTGACTGACTACACAAATGCTACAACTCTCAAGGTAGGGGATAAAATAGGAGAATTCACGCTTGATAAAATCGTCAGCGGAGTAAATACCTCTAACATGGGAAGTCTTGTTTTTGAAAATACTACGGGGTCTTCAGTAGCTTGTAATGTTGTAGGTACCAATTATAAATGTGACAGCTGGTCTAATGTTACAGCAGACACTGCAAACACAGCAGACACTGCAAGTACAGTAGATACTACAAATACAGCAGATAATGTAAGCAATATAACCAACATTTGTAATGTTGTTAGTACCGATTATAAATGGGTATCTAATGAACAATATCCAGTAATCGATTTATTTGGAGATAAATATATTCCGCTGTTTACCGCCAATGGAAACATTGGGAATATACATGTTAACAAGCTTGCCAAATTGATTCTTGACAATAATGACACTTACACTCTCAAAGACGGTGAAAAACTCGATCTCAGCAATGGATACGCTCTTGAAGCCAAGCAGATCAATATTGACAATGAGGAAATATGGTTTGAGTTCAGTAAGGATGGAAAATATATTGCTGATCAAATAGTCTCAGTCAATACTGATGATAATAGGACATGGACTGTTACCCTTGACAATGTTCAGGGTGAAAATAATATCGTTGTCATGAAAGTTCATATCAAGAATCTATTTGTGGGTACAGTAGACAAAATCGTTTGGATTGATGGAATCTGGCTTACTGACTATACAAATGCTACAACCCTTAAAATCGGGGATAAAGTCGGAGAATTCACGCTTGAAAAAATAGTTAGCGGGACAAATTCATCTAACCTGGGAAGTCTTGC